Proteins encoded in a region of the Streptomyces sp. NBC_00310 genome:
- a CDS encoding winged helix-turn-helix domain-containing protein: MSNILRIELTADQRRELRELLARRDLTRYTRQRAECIRPLDRGKTAPEVADLLECNVVTVRAAAHRLHDGGVKVLPDAPRPGRPARVLGDDDRAALARLLDVSAAEGITWTVPALRDWLREQRGVEISADWLWELLRRDGFRWKRTRDTVRHQADPVLQQAARARLEDLRTYGWRRTRANAT; the protein is encoded by the coding sequence ATGTCGAACATCCTCCGCATCGAGTTGACTGCCGATCAGCGTCGCGAGTTGCGCGAACTGCTGGCTCGGCGGGATCTGACCCGCTACACCCGGCAGCGGGCGGAGTGCATCCGCCCGCTCGACCGCGGCAAGACCGCCCCCGAGGTCGCCGACCTGCTGGAGTGCAACGTGGTCACGGTCCGCGCGGCGGCCCACCGCCTCCACGACGGCGGGGTCAAGGTACTGCCGGACGCCCCACGCCCGGGGCGTCCGGCCAGGGTGCTCGGCGACGACGACCGCGCCGCGCTGGCACGGCTGCTGGACGTCTCCGCCGCGGAAGGGATCACCTGGACCGTCCCGGCACTGCGCGACTGGCTGCGCGAACAGCGCGGAGTAGAGATCTCCGCTGACTGGCTGTGGGAGCTGCTGCGCCGTGACGGCTTCCGCTGGAAACGCACCCGCGACACGGTGCGGCACCAGGCCGACCCCGTCCTCCAGCAAGCGGCCCGGGCCCGGTTGGAGGACTTGCGGACTTACGGATGGAGGCGCACGCGGGCGAACGCGACCTGA
- a CDS encoding transposase, which produces MEAHAGERDLIFLDESGFAPTLPTGYTYSRIGQRAVVPREATKNRRVNVLGAQIVGTTPDLLWQPTCGKIDAGMLLEFVCADLAGLPGGAAALELAADGLDGQLPGWARSRPCTVVLDNASAHTAKAFKGRRKQLTKIGVELFYLPPRSPELNDIELVWRQAKYQDYPQRAQTSTDAIGKAVDQAMNHQRDRIRQSATNRIQAA; this is translated from the coding sequence ATGGAGGCGCACGCGGGCGAACGCGACCTGATCTTCCTGGACGAGTCCGGCTTCGCCCCGACCCTGCCCACCGGCTACACCTACTCGCGCATCGGGCAGCGGGCGGTGGTGCCCCGCGAGGCCACCAAGAACCGCCGGGTCAACGTGCTCGGCGCCCAGATCGTGGGCACCACGCCGGACCTTCTCTGGCAGCCCACCTGCGGGAAGATCGACGCCGGGATGCTGCTGGAGTTCGTCTGCGCGGACCTGGCCGGCCTGCCCGGTGGGGCCGCAGCCCTGGAGCTGGCCGCCGACGGCCTCGATGGACAGCTGCCCGGCTGGGCACGCTCGCGGCCGTGCACCGTGGTGCTGGACAACGCCTCAGCGCACACGGCCAAGGCGTTCAAGGGCCGCCGCAAGCAGCTGACCAAGATCGGGGTGGAGCTGTTCTACCTGCCACCGCGCAGCCCGGAGTTGAACGACATCGAGTTGGTCTGGCGTCAGGCGAAGTACCAGGATTACCCGCAACGCGCCCAGACCAGCACCGACGCCATCGGCAAGGCCGTCGACCAGGCCATGAACCATCAACGCGACCGGATCCGACAGTCAGCAACGAACCGCATCCAAGCCGCTTAG
- a CDS encoding VOC family protein produces the protein MLRLTDFIIDCPDTMKLAAFYSEVTGRPIKEGSSEDWAGIQFGEIELAFIRVDDYRAPQWPDSEHPKQFHLDFEVDEIESEQRRVLDLGATLRQDFIGPNGYGWQIYTDLIGHPFCLCRNKGVIWTDQGPIWPKRG, from the coding sequence ATGCTGCGACTCACCGATTTCATTATCGACTGCCCGGACACGATGAAGCTGGCGGCTTTCTACTCCGAGGTGACGGGCCGTCCGATCAAGGAAGGCAGCTCCGAGGACTGGGCTGGCATCCAGTTCGGCGAGATCGAGCTGGCATTCATCCGGGTGGACGACTACCGCGCTCCGCAGTGGCCCGACAGCGAGCACCCCAAGCAGTTCCACCTCGACTTCGAAGTGGACGAGATCGAGTCCGAGCAGCGCCGCGTCCTCGACCTCGGCGCGACGCTAAGGCAGGACTTCATCGGCCCCAACGGCTACGGCTGGCAGATCTACACCGACCTGATCGGCCACCCCTTCTGCCTGTGCCGCAACAAGGGCGTCATCTGGACCGACCAGGGCCCGATCTGGCCCAAGCGCGGCTAA